The following coding sequences lie in one Arachis ipaensis cultivar K30076 chromosome B03, Araip1.1, whole genome shotgun sequence genomic window:
- the LOC107629737 gene encoding signal recognition particle 14 kDa protein isoform X2, with translation MNSPACSSEALRRALFGLHLNDVSSLKSKAVRNKMATAGEAIEYRCLIRATNGKKTISTSVGAKDHQRFQASYATILKAHMTSLKKRERKEKKKSAEADKREGTSKRPKKS, from the exons ATGAACTCACCAGCATGTTCGAGCGAAGCACTGAGGCGGGCTCTGTTTGGGTTACACTTAAACGATGTGT CATCCTTGAAGTCTAAAGCGGTTAGGAATAAAATGGCAACTGCTGGTGAAGCAATTGAGTATAGATGCCTTATCCGTGCCACCAATGGGAAAAAAACAATCTCTACTTCG GTTGGAGCAAAGGATCACCAGCGCTTTCAAGCTTCATATGCAACTATATTGAAGGCTCACATGACTTCCctgaagaagagagaaaggaaggaaaagaagaaatcCGCGGAGGCTGATAAGAGAGAAGGCACTTCAAAGAGGCCTAAGAAATCTTAA
- the LOC107629736 gene encoding protein LOW PSII ACCUMULATION 2, chloroplastic, giving the protein MALQSQFLCSFFSGKVGDAHNVPLFPSPSQYTFRIRSQKASDSEDPSPSSKKGFGSSNSNESAAAVSTSSSKKKQKKGRRERASIIRRTPLEKPAFVSQEDKAEAKEQSKNESAFILAWLGFGLVILVEGISLAASGFLPEEWDKLFVKYLYPSFTPTVFLFVAGAVAYGVFKYLQNENITQQK; this is encoded by the exons ATGGCGCTACAATCCCAGTTTTTATGTTCCTTCTTCAGCGGCAAAGTTGGAGATGCACACAATGTTCCATTGTTTCCCAGTCCCAGCCAGTACACCTTCAGAATCAGATcgcagaaagcttctgattcTGAGGATCCGTCTCCGTCCAGCAAGAAAGGATTCGGGTCATCGAATTCCAATGAGAGTGCCGCAGCAGTATCAACAAGCAGCAgtaagaagaagcagaagaagggTCGAAGAGAAAGAGCCTCCATAATTCGAAGGACTCCACTGGAAAAGCCGGCGTTTGTGTCTCAAGAGGATAAAGCTGAGGCGAAGGAGCAGAGCAAGAACGAAAGCGCTTTCATCCTAGCCTGGCTTGGTTTTGGTCTTGTCATTCTTGTTGAGGGCATCTCTCTTGCTGCTTCCG GGTTCCTGCCAGAAGAGTGGGACAAGTTGTTTGTGAAGTATCTTTATCCGTCCTTCACGCCTACGGTTTTCTTGTTTGTTGCGGGAGCAGTTGCATATGGAGTGTTTAAATATCTGCAGAATGAGAATATCACACAAcagaaataa
- the LOC107629737 gene encoding signal recognition particle 14 kDa protein isoform X1, whose protein sequence is MVLLQLDPFLNELTSMFERSTEAGSVWVTLKRSSLKSKAVRNKMATAGEAIEYRCLIRATNGKKTISTSVGAKDHQRFQASYATILKAHMTSLKKRERKEKKKSAEADKREGTSKRPKKS, encoded by the exons ATG GTTCTTCTACAGCTAGATCCGTTTCTCAATGAACTCACCAGCATGTTCGAGCGAAGCACTGAGGCGGGCTCTGTTTGGGTTACACTTAAACGAT CATCCTTGAAGTCTAAAGCGGTTAGGAATAAAATGGCAACTGCTGGTGAAGCAATTGAGTATAGATGCCTTATCCGTGCCACCAATGGGAAAAAAACAATCTCTACTTCG GTTGGAGCAAAGGATCACCAGCGCTTTCAAGCTTCATATGCAACTATATTGAAGGCTCACATGACTTCCctgaagaagagagaaaggaaggaaaagaagaaatcCGCGGAGGCTGATAAGAGAGAAGGCACTTCAAAGAGGCCTAAGAAATCTTAA